From the Salvia miltiorrhiza cultivar Shanhuang (shh) unplaced genomic scaffold, IMPLAD_Smil_shh original_scaffold_293, whole genome shotgun sequence genome, one window contains:
- the LOC131003923 gene encoding uncharacterized protein LOC131003923, protein MASWFDDTSSSSEGKTQEIIGFVYRDREVAHQRLLRDYFNDNPTYGPTFFRRRFLMQKELFLRIIDGVQGVDSYFQIGVDATGRDSLMPLQKCTVAIRQVAIGIFADTFDEYLKIADTTGRSCLKKFCKAVIRAYGAEYLRRPTLVDVQRLLQMHEARLEFPGMLRSFDCMHPP, encoded by the exons ATGGCTTCATGGTTCGATGATACTTCGTCTTCGTCCGAGGGGAAGACGCAAGAAATCAT AGGGTTCGTTTATCGTGATCGTGAGGTTGCCCATCAACGACTTCTTCGAGAttacttcaacgacaatccgacgtacggCCCAACATTTTTTCGACGTCGTTTTTTGATGCAGAAGGAGCTATTCTTACGCATCATCGATGGTGTGCAAGGTGTTGATAGTTACTTCCAGATAGGGGTGGATGCTACGGGCCGAGACTCTCTCATGccgttgcagaaatgcacggtgGCTATCCGACAAGTAGCCATCGGTATTTTTGCGGATACTTTTGACGAGTATCTGAAAATTGCTGACACGACTGGACGATCATGCCTGAAGAAGTTTTGCAAAGCTGTCATCCGGGCATACGGTGCCGAGTATCTTCGGCGTCCTACACTGGTGGACGTCCAACGACTGCTtcagatgcacgaggcgcgacTTGAATTTCCCGGGATGCTCAGGAGTTTTGATTGTATGCACccaccttga
- the LOC131003925 gene encoding uncharacterized protein LOC131003925, giving the protein MGYYLCDGIYSKWSCFVKSPSTNPNEARFKKMQESIRNDVERAFGVFQACWGIIPSPTRGWYVEHLKDIMMCCITLHNMIVEDEGERATNWRDDDAGHGVSSSDSTESAQATPVCFEQYVQRDSLLRDMQIQAQLQNYLIEHVWAHFGSLAPE; this is encoded by the coding sequence ATGGGATACTACTTGTGCGACGGCATATATTCGAAGTGGagttgcttcgtcaagagtccatcGACCAATCCAAATGAGGCGAGGTttaagaagatgcaagaatcgatACGGAATgatgtcgaacgtgcctttggagtgTTTCAAGCTTGCTGGGGAATCATTCCAAGTCCGACGCGGGGTTGGTACGTCGAGCATCTCAAGGACATCATGATGTGTTGCATCactctccacaacatgattgtggaggaCGAAGGTGAAAGAGCTaccaattggagagatgacgatgCAGGACACGGGGtgtctagcagtgactcgacggagagtgctcAAGCAACCCCGGTTTGTTTTGAGCAATATGTGCAAAGAGATTCACTTCTCCGAGATATGCAGATACAAGCTCAGCTCCAAAATTATTTGATCGAGCACGTTTGGGCACATTTCGGATCTCTAGcgccggaatag
- the LOC131003926 gene encoding uncharacterized protein LOC131003926: MDCLAIANRALCSSSVSVQTQQQQATHLECTGTDMFKISSDVAVDQNKGIGIGAVLVDGDGLVVACRYGFKQGMFTVVEGEALAMVEGLKLCHERGSINIIAETDCQQLYWLLQRQETDLSYLGDTLREISEMKRNFQSLAFSWTPREGNAIADRLASVALSSFSPLSSSLGLPFDVNYVPSF, encoded by the coding sequence ATGGACTGTCTAGCCATCGCAAATAGGGCGCTTTGTTCGAGTTCAGTTAGTGTTCaaacgcagcagcagcaggcaaCTCATTTGGAGTGTACTGGAACAGATATGTTCAAAATCTCTTCGGACGTTGCTGTTGATCAGAACAAGGGGATTGGAATTGGAGCGGTTCTTGTTGATGGGGATGGACTGGTGGTGGCGTGCAGATACGGTTTTAAACAAGGAATGTTTACTGTTGTGGAGGGTGAAGCGTTGGCCATGGTTGAAGGTCTCAAACTTTGCCATGAGCGTGGCTCGATTAATATCATTGCTGAAACGGACTGTCAACAATTATATTGGCTGCTTCAACGTCAAGAAACTGACCTCTCCTATTTGGGTGATACTTTGCGTGAGATTTCCGAGATGAAACGGAATTTTCAAAGCCTTGCGTTCAGCTGGACTCCGAGGGAGGGAAACGCCATTGCTGATAGACTAGCTTCTGTTGCTTTGAGCTCTTTTTCGCCCCTGTCTTCTTCTTTGGGGTTACCTTTTGATGTGAACTATGTTCCTTCATTCTAA